One window of Klebsiella quasivariicola genomic DNA carries:
- a CDS encoding type 1 fimbrial protein: MKKLIFLFMLVVCPVYSWAACTGTNYGDVSMTNLPEKILVNAGSYTAGTVLYDSGKITRAQTELLNCEGSTYAVFAWSSNNAGALIGDNIYATSVQGIGLRVKVWLNISGEYDNDTDDFSPDSQVHYIGDVNYYLGKPTGLFDYYASTHYTPAYQLQLVATGGAIASNSQLSFSDPVATVSAKDSKGTISISRLHISGTTSIQMIPMGCIVSSNSLSFAMGSINASEFNTATKVGSAQQPLTLSCEPGTNVLMRVAATQASGNNPGNTVMALTAEENVATGVGVQLNMDGKAMPLNTDLSLYSSGRTTVTNSGADASYSYFTNPDNPGGAAAMQTLTFTTNYYKTGSAVTAGSANATGVITFTYN, encoded by the coding sequence ATGAAAAAACTGATCTTCTTGTTCATGCTGGTAGTGTGTCCCGTCTATAGCTGGGCGGCCTGCACGGGAACCAACTATGGCGATGTCTCAATGACCAACCTGCCGGAAAAGATTCTGGTCAACGCCGGGAGCTACACCGCGGGTACCGTGCTGTATGACTCGGGGAAAATTACCCGCGCGCAAACGGAGCTGCTTAACTGCGAGGGAAGCACCTACGCGGTGTTTGCCTGGTCCTCGAACAATGCCGGGGCGCTGATAGGGGATAATATCTATGCCACCTCGGTGCAGGGGATCGGCCTCCGCGTCAAGGTGTGGCTCAATATCAGCGGTGAATATGACAACGATACAGATGATTTCAGCCCCGACTCGCAGGTACATTATATCGGCGATGTGAACTACTATCTCGGTAAGCCCACCGGCCTGTTTGATTATTATGCCTCGACCCATTACACCCCGGCATATCAGCTGCAGCTGGTGGCCACCGGCGGCGCTATCGCCAGCAACAGTCAATTATCGTTCAGCGATCCGGTGGCTACCGTATCGGCGAAGGATAGTAAGGGGACAATCTCCATTTCCCGGCTACATATCAGCGGCACCACCAGCATCCAGATGATCCCGATGGGATGCATCGTCAGTAGCAACAGTCTCAGTTTTGCCATGGGTAGCATCAATGCCAGCGAGTTTAACACCGCGACAAAGGTGGGGAGTGCGCAACAGCCCCTGACCCTCTCCTGCGAGCCTGGGACCAATGTTTTAATGCGGGTGGCGGCGACGCAAGCGAGCGGCAATAATCCTGGCAACACGGTGATGGCCTTAACGGCAGAGGAGAATGTTGCCACCGGGGTGGGGGTTCAGTTAAATATGGATGGCAAAGCGATGCCGTTGAATACTGACCTCAGTCTTTATTCCTCGGGCCGCACGACGGTGACCAACAGCGGCGCGGATGCCAGCTATAGCTATTTTACTAATCCCGACAATCCTGGTGGCGCGGCAGCCATGCAAACGCTCACCTTTACCACCAACTATTATAAAACAGGCAGCGCGGTGACCGCTGGTTCGGCAAACGCCACTGGGGTGATCACATTTACCTATAACTGA
- a CDS encoding fimbrial protein — protein MKGCGTTGVALVSLLLLSLQALAYEGSSTVNFNVTGTIEAPSCEVAVEPSNSIDLGTVSLQTFSGHAGASGASVPVNLVFSSCSADASAVTIAFSGTSFDSTHASIYKNFQTGSNGASGVGLQLQSMADQQPLGPGDQYLYTFGDDADIHTFNMVARMYSPYGQVSPGIVGFTATFDVAYK, from the coding sequence ATGAAAGGGTGTGGAACAACAGGGGTTGCACTGGTTAGCCTTTTGCTGCTCTCCCTTCAGGCGCTGGCTTATGAGGGCAGCAGCACGGTTAATTTTAACGTCACGGGCACCATCGAGGCGCCCTCCTGCGAGGTGGCGGTGGAACCGTCGAACAGTATCGATTTAGGCACCGTTTCCTTGCAGACGTTCTCCGGGCATGCCGGGGCGAGCGGAGCCAGCGTACCGGTTAATCTGGTCTTTTCCAGCTGTTCCGCCGATGCGTCGGCGGTGACCATCGCATTTAGCGGTACCAGCTTCGATAGCACCCACGCTTCAATTTATAAAAACTTCCAGACAGGCAGCAATGGGGCCAGCGGCGTCGGTTTGCAGCTGCAGAGCATGGCCGACCAGCAGCCCCTTGGCCCCGGTGACCAGTATCTCTATACCTTTGGGGACGATGCAGATATCCATACGTTCAATATGGTGGCGCGCATGTATTCACCCTATGGCCAGGTGAGCCCCGGTATCGTCGGCTTTACCGCCACGTTTGATGTGGCTTACAAATAA
- a CDS encoding fimbria/pilus outer membrane usher protein has translation MIMVCQGRNIPLSFSSVELLFSAKSICVVVVLCLSTLPPHAEAGEYFNPNLLEVAEDTATSVDLSYFSQDGVPPGTYHLDVYINDKYVGSESLTFEKNEKDASAVVSPCLSGELLNSWLINTTAYPKLFEAGETCARLSAIPGMVFTVALAQQRIDFTVPQAAMLNRPRDFVPESQWQQGINAGLLNYSVTGQRNAPRHNGTTIDSQFVSLQPGVNLGPWRLRNYSTYSHSDNNSRWESVYSYLARDIHTLRSQLVVGNTYTSSSIFDSLSFTGLQLSSDKEMLPDSLHGFAPTIRGIARTTAEVSVYQNGYSIYKTTVAPGAFEINDLYATGSAGDLYVNIKESDGSEQNFVVPFASLAILQREGQLDYAVSSGRTRSGSSNDKEYNFIQSSLAYGATSNVTFYTGFQQAEDKYTNLLLGAGFNLGTIGALSFDGSQSWADVKASETASSTNKEQGQSYRVRFSKSFLQTGTNFSVAGYRYSTAGYYSFQDFVDNSSTQYGCCTQSGRTKGRFDASVSQTLFGYGSLSLSLVNETYWDSSRMESVGVGYSGSIGRASYFINYSYNRNVQSTDDSDNKRPASDTIISLTVSIPLGETLSANYSMNHGRHNDTTHSVGLNGSAFEDRSLNWSLQEGYNTQDKSTSGNLSVNYQGSKGDVAGGYGYDRYSNHYNYSLRGGMVAHSGGLTLSRFLGESSALVETPGVSDVTVRGQTNVTTDAAGYAVVPYVRPYHRNSLALDEQEVPGAEVDNVARTVVPTRNAIVKVKYDTRIGYKAMLTLRTRNGVVPFGALVTLDNDHGSASRSNIVGDEGQVYLTGLQKKGQLLARWGEKSSEQCTVHYDFSSTTLSDDILFYQAECR, from the coding sequence ATGATTATGGTATGTCAGGGAAGAAATATACCGCTATCATTCAGTAGCGTTGAGCTGCTTTTTTCAGCCAAAAGTATCTGCGTCGTTGTTGTTCTGTGCCTGAGTACCCTACCTCCCCACGCTGAGGCCGGCGAATATTTCAACCCGAATTTACTCGAAGTCGCTGAGGATACTGCGACTTCGGTTGATCTGTCCTATTTTTCGCAAGATGGCGTACCGCCTGGAACCTATCATCTTGATGTGTACATCAATGATAAATATGTCGGCTCAGAATCGCTGACGTTTGAGAAAAATGAAAAGGACGCCAGCGCGGTCGTTTCTCCCTGCCTTTCCGGGGAGCTGCTTAATTCATGGCTCATTAATACCACGGCCTATCCGAAACTGTTCGAGGCAGGAGAAACCTGCGCGCGATTGTCGGCGATTCCGGGCATGGTGTTTACGGTGGCGCTTGCCCAGCAGCGGATAGATTTCACCGTGCCGCAGGCTGCCATGCTAAACCGTCCGCGGGATTTTGTACCGGAGAGCCAGTGGCAGCAGGGGATCAACGCCGGTCTTCTCAACTATAGCGTCACCGGGCAGCGCAATGCGCCGCGACATAACGGCACCACTATCGACAGTCAGTTTGTCAGCCTGCAGCCTGGGGTGAATCTGGGACCATGGCGCCTGCGTAACTACAGCACCTATAGCCACAGCGACAACAACTCCCGCTGGGAGTCGGTTTACTCCTATCTTGCCCGCGATATTCATACCCTGCGCAGCCAGCTGGTGGTTGGTAATACCTATACCTCTTCCAGCATCTTCGATAGTTTAAGCTTTACCGGTTTACAGCTCAGTTCGGATAAAGAGATGCTGCCGGATAGTCTGCATGGCTTTGCTCCTACGATCAGAGGTATCGCGCGCACGACTGCCGAAGTCTCGGTTTATCAGAATGGTTACAGCATCTATAAAACCACTGTGGCTCCCGGCGCCTTTGAAATTAACGATCTGTACGCCACCGGCAGCGCCGGCGACCTGTACGTTAACATTAAGGAGTCTGACGGCAGCGAGCAAAACTTTGTGGTGCCTTTCGCGTCGCTGGCGATCCTCCAGCGCGAGGGCCAGCTGGACTACGCAGTGAGCAGCGGCAGGACGCGATCGGGCAGCTCCAACGATAAAGAATATAATTTCATTCAGTCTTCTCTGGCCTATGGGGCGACCAGTAACGTTACCTTTTACACCGGCTTTCAGCAGGCGGAAGATAAGTACACCAATTTGCTGTTAGGCGCCGGTTTTAACCTCGGAACCATCGGCGCGCTCTCGTTTGATGGTTCTCAGTCGTGGGCTGATGTCAAAGCGAGCGAAACGGCCTCCTCGACAAATAAAGAACAGGGGCAATCTTATCGCGTCCGTTTCAGTAAAAGCTTTCTGCAGACGGGCACCAACTTTTCCGTGGCCGGCTATCGTTACTCCACGGCGGGATACTATTCGTTCCAGGACTTTGTCGATAACTCTTCCACACAATATGGTTGCTGTACGCAGAGCGGCAGAACGAAAGGCCGTTTTGACGCCTCGGTGTCGCAGACGCTGTTCGGCTATGGTTCGCTCTCGCTTTCGCTGGTCAATGAAACCTACTGGGACAGTTCGCGCATGGAGTCGGTGGGCGTGGGCTATAGCGGGTCGATTGGCAGGGCCTCCTACTTTATTAACTATTCCTATAACCGTAATGTGCAAAGTACCGATGACAGCGATAATAAGCGGCCTGCCAGCGATACGATAATCTCCCTGACGGTAAGCATCCCGCTCGGCGAGACGCTCTCGGCGAATTACAGCATGAACCATGGCCGCCATAACGACACCACGCACAGCGTGGGGCTCAACGGCTCAGCGTTCGAGGATCGTTCCCTCAACTGGAGCCTCCAGGAGGGTTATAACACCCAGGATAAAAGCACCTCCGGTAACCTCAGCGTCAACTACCAGGGTTCGAAAGGGGATGTGGCCGGCGGCTATGGCTACGACCGCTACAGCAATCACTACAACTATTCGCTGCGCGGCGGCATGGTCGCTCATTCGGGGGGACTCACGCTGTCACGTTTTCTGGGCGAGAGTTCTGCGCTGGTTGAAACGCCCGGCGTCAGCGATGTGACGGTGCGTGGCCAGACCAACGTGACGACGGATGCCGCCGGCTATGCGGTGGTGCCTTACGTCCGTCCGTACCATCGTAACAGCCTGGCGCTGGATGAACAGGAAGTCCCTGGCGCTGAAGTGGATAACGTTGCCAGAACGGTGGTACCGACGCGTAACGCGATCGTCAAAGTGAAGTACGACACGCGAATTGGCTATAAGGCGATGCTCACCCTGCGTACCCGCAATGGCGTGGTGCCTTTCGGCGCGCTGGTGACCCTCGATAATGATCACGGCAGCGCGTCGCGCAGCAATATCGTTGGTGATGAGGGGCAGGTCTATCTGACGGGGCTGCAGAAAAAAGGCCAGCTGTTAGCGCGCTGGGGAGAAAAAAGCAGTGAGCAATGCACCGTTCATTATGATTTCTCCAGCACCACGTTGAGCGACGATATTCTGTTTTATCAGGCCGAATGCCGCTAA
- a CDS encoding fimbrial assembly chaperone, which yields MRYPFFVVGLLLSSSIAQASVVVGGTRLVFDGAKNNAAITVENKDHNSNIVQSWLSVVDAASPAKDAFIITPPLFRLKAGEKGFVRVVRSGKTLPDDRESMFWLNIKGIPATEYVPDKNVVQFAINSKIKLIYRPAALKGNTPDAYADKLQWGKDGTSVTVKNSSPLYMNFSQVSLNGKNISGAWFAAPFSTLKIPVQSNLSTTGKKEITWSVINDYGMSGKKYTAIIQ from the coding sequence ATGAGATATCCTTTCTTTGTGGTTGGTTTATTGCTGTCATCTTCTATCGCGCAGGCCAGTGTGGTCGTAGGCGGCACGCGTCTGGTGTTTGATGGTGCGAAAAATAACGCGGCAATAACGGTTGAAAATAAAGATCATAACAGCAATATCGTTCAGTCCTGGCTGTCGGTGGTCGATGCCGCCTCGCCAGCAAAAGACGCATTTATTATTACGCCGCCGCTGTTTCGTCTCAAAGCCGGGGAGAAAGGATTTGTCCGCGTGGTTCGATCAGGAAAGACATTACCCGACGATCGCGAGTCCATGTTTTGGCTCAATATTAAAGGGATCCCGGCCACGGAATATGTACCTGATAAAAATGTCGTACAGTTTGCAATTAACTCGAAGATAAAATTGATTTATCGGCCCGCTGCGTTAAAAGGTAATACACCGGATGCCTATGCCGACAAATTACAGTGGGGAAAAGACGGAACCTCCGTGACTGTAAAAAACAGCTCACCGCTGTATATGAATTTCTCACAGGTTAGCCTTAACGGTAAAAATATTTCTGGCGCATGGTTCGCGGCCCCATTTTCCACTTTAAAAATACCCGTGCAGAGTAACCTGTCCACGACAGGAAAAAAAGAAATCACATGGAGCGTGATTAATGATTATGGTATGTCAGGGAAGAAATATACCGCTATCATTCAGTAG
- a CDS encoding fimbrial protein: MDMGINMKMSKKFLAGALIFSACSVLSTVAQADNTITFNGIVSDTTCTATIDGGVTAIDMGTTSVADLKAYTFGAAKNFSFSLADCPTAEEGGNSIARVTFGGVSDTANSDYFKNQATDEPATGVAVALFDEAGNVMKNNEEGSDVDISSGAATIPFTVKMVKSGDADPTKGAVQTTVTYNVTYH; the protein is encoded by the coding sequence ATGGATATGGGAATAAATATGAAGATGAGTAAAAAATTTCTGGCGGGTGCCCTGATTTTCTCTGCCTGCAGCGTGCTGTCTACCGTTGCGCAGGCTGATAACACCATTACCTTTAATGGTATTGTTTCCGATACGACCTGTACGGCGACCATTGATGGCGGCGTAACGGCTATTGATATGGGCACCACCTCAGTGGCGGATCTGAAAGCGTATACCTTCGGCGCTGCCAAGAACTTCTCCTTTAGCTTAGCCGATTGCCCGACCGCGGAAGAAGGTGGTAACAGCATCGCCCGCGTCACTTTTGGCGGTGTTTCCGATACCGCGAACAGCGATTATTTTAAAAACCAGGCGACTGATGAGCCGGCAACCGGCGTTGCTGTAGCCCTTTTCGACGAAGCGGGCAATGTGATGAAGAATAACGAAGAAGGTTCTGATGTTGATATCTCTTCGGGTGCAGCAACCATTCCGTTCACCGTTAAAATGGTGAAATCGGGTGATGCCGATCCGACAAAAGGTGCCGTTCAGACAACCGTGACTTATAACGTGACCTATCATTAA
- a CDS encoding LrgB family protein → MSDALLSILCLVATLGLYYANKKLYRRFHKLPLMPLVFTPILLVLILVLGHISYQSYMGETHWLLWLLGPATIAFAVPVYENVAVIKRHWMSLSAGVVTAVVVAVTSSVWLARGLMLSDEIQRSLAVRSVTTPFALAAAKPLGGQPDLVALFVVITGVFGMAVGDMLFLRLAIREGMAKGAGFGAASHGAGTARSYELGQQEGVVASLVMMLSGVVVVLAAPLVRWLMF, encoded by the coding sequence ATGAGCGATGCCCTGCTGAGTATCCTGTGTCTGGTGGCGACGCTGGGCCTCTATTACGCAAATAAAAAGTTGTATCGCCGTTTTCATAAACTGCCGCTGATGCCGCTGGTGTTCACACCGATCCTGCTGGTGCTGATCCTGGTGCTGGGCCATATCTCTTATCAGAGCTATATGGGGGAGACCCACTGGCTGCTGTGGCTGTTGGGCCCGGCGACCATCGCCTTTGCTGTGCCGGTTTATGAGAATGTCGCGGTGATAAAACGCCACTGGATGTCGCTCAGCGCCGGGGTGGTGACGGCGGTGGTGGTGGCCGTCACCAGTTCTGTGTGGCTGGCGCGCGGATTGATGTTGTCCGATGAAATTCAGCGTAGCCTGGCGGTGCGCTCGGTGACCACGCCTTTTGCGCTGGCGGCGGCGAAACCGCTGGGAGGCCAGCCCGATCTGGTGGCGCTGTTTGTGGTGATCACCGGCGTGTTTGGCATGGCGGTGGGGGATATGCTGTTTTTACGTCTTGCTATCCGGGAAGGGATGGCGAAAGGAGCCGGTTTCGGCGCGGCTTCCCACGGCGCCGGGACGGCGCGCTCTTATGAGCTTGGTCAACAAGAGGGTGTGGTGGCCAGCCTGGTGATGATGCTGTCTGGCGTAGTGGTGGTGCTGGCCGCGCCGTTAGTGCGGTGGCTGATGTTTTAA
- a CDS encoding CidA/LrgA family protein yields MAFAPARVAPAVAQRLQIPLQVLLYVGLFIFAQYLVNRWQVPLPANLVGMVMLLLLIVCRVIPLNWVRAGARWLLAEMLLFFVPAVVAVVNYAQLLMVDGWRIFLVIALSTLMVLGTTAWVVDKVYRYEVSRIKK; encoded by the coding sequence ATGGCCTTCGCGCCAGCTCGCGTTGCCCCCGCCGTGGCGCAACGTCTTCAGATCCCGCTGCAGGTGCTGCTTTACGTCGGGCTATTCATCTTCGCGCAATATCTGGTCAACAGGTGGCAGGTGCCGCTACCGGCTAACCTGGTGGGCATGGTGATGCTCTTGCTGCTGATCGTGTGTCGGGTGATCCCCCTGAACTGGGTGCGGGCCGGTGCCCGCTGGCTGCTGGCGGAGATGTTGCTGTTCTTCGTCCCGGCGGTGGTGGCGGTGGTCAATTATGCTCAGTTGTTGATGGTTGACGGCTGGCGTATTTTTCTGGTGATTGCCTTAAGCACGTTGATGGTGCTCGGCACCACGGCCTGGGTCGTTGACAAGGTCTATCGTTACGAAGTGAGCAGGATTAAAAAATGA
- a CDS encoding LysR family transcriptional regulator, producing the protein MDIRTLRYFVEVVRQQSFTRAAEKLFVTQPTISKMLKNLEDELNCTLLIRDGRKLLLTDTGRVVFERGQAILDEFSQLESELSDINHLHKGVLRLGIPPMVGTLMAEPISRFRQRYPGVELKIAEFGGLTVQQAVSNGELDMAMTALPIEEGSHLTTLPLFNHPLCVLTPRTASWEGITSLSPAALAAHPLVIYNEEFALSQQLMRLFAEHDVKPRIAVRSGQWDFLAAMVQAGIGVAILPEPICQRLDPQNFCWIPLQSELRWELGMIWREGVYMSRSAEAWLACSKAFWLE; encoded by the coding sequence ATGGATATCCGAACGCTGCGCTATTTTGTTGAAGTGGTTCGTCAGCAGAGTTTTACTCGCGCGGCGGAAAAGCTGTTTGTCACGCAGCCCACCATCAGCAAAATGCTCAAAAATCTCGAAGATGAGCTGAACTGCACGCTGCTGATCCGCGATGGCCGTAAACTGCTGCTCACCGATACTGGACGCGTGGTCTTTGAACGTGGCCAGGCGATCCTGGATGAGTTCAGTCAACTGGAGTCAGAGCTGAGCGATATCAACCATCTGCATAAAGGGGTGCTGCGGCTTGGCATTCCGCCGATGGTCGGGACGCTGATGGCCGAGCCAATCAGCCGCTTCCGCCAGCGCTACCCCGGCGTCGAGCTGAAGATCGCCGAGTTTGGCGGCCTGACGGTCCAGCAGGCGGTCAGCAATGGCGAGCTGGATATGGCAATGACCGCCCTGCCCATCGAAGAGGGTAGCCACCTCACCACACTGCCGTTATTCAACCACCCACTGTGCGTCCTGACGCCAAGGACCGCGTCATGGGAAGGAATAACCTCGCTTTCACCGGCTGCGCTGGCGGCGCATCCGCTGGTTATCTATAACGAAGAGTTTGCTCTTAGCCAGCAGTTGATGCGCCTGTTTGCCGAGCATGACGTGAAGCCACGTATCGCCGTGCGCAGCGGCCAGTGGGATTTTCTCGCCGCGATGGTGCAGGCCGGTATTGGCGTGGCAATCCTGCCGGAACCGATTTGCCAGCGTCTCGACCCGCAGAATTTTTGCTGGATCCCGTTGCAAAGCGAGCTGCGCTGGGAGCTGGGGATGATTTGGCGGGAAGGCGTGTATATGTCGCGCAGCGCTGAGGCCTGGCTGGCATGCAGCAAAGCGTTCTGGCTGGAATAA
- a CDS encoding Na+/H+ antiporter, translating into MEIFFTILIMTLVVSLSGVVTRVLPFQVPLPLMQIAIGALLAWPTFGLHVEFDPELFLVLFIPPLLFADGWKTPTREFIEHGREILGLALALVVVTVVGIGFLIYWIVPGIPLIPAFALAAVLSPTDAVALSGIVGEGRIPKKIMGILQGEALMNDASGLVSLKFAVAVAMGTMVFTVGGATVEFLKVAIGGVLAGFVVSWSYGRSMRFLSRWGGDEPATQIVLLFLLPFASYLIAEHIGVSGILAAVAAGMTITRSGVMRTAPLAMRLRANSTWAMLEFVFNGMVFLLLGLQLPDILSSSLVAAEADPNVETWMLFTDIILIYAALMLVRFGWLWSMRKLSQRFLKKKPMEFGSWTTRELLISSVAGVRGAITLAGVLSIPLLLPDGNVFPARYELIFLAAGVILFSLFVGVIALPILLRHIESSDNVQQRKEERLARAATADVAIVAIQKMEERLAADTKENIDNQLLTEVSSRVIGNLRRRADGRNDVETSMLEESLERRFRLAALRSERGELYHLRATRQISNETLQKLLHDLDLLEALLIEDQ; encoded by the coding sequence ATGGAAATATTCTTTACCATCCTCATCATGACCCTCGTGGTCTCACTGTCCGGGGTAGTGACACGTGTACTGCCCTTTCAGGTTCCACTCCCACTGATGCAAATCGCCATTGGCGCGCTTCTGGCATGGCCGACCTTCGGTTTGCACGTTGAATTTGATCCAGAGCTGTTTCTGGTCCTGTTTATCCCGCCGCTGCTGTTCGCCGACGGCTGGAAAACGCCGACCCGTGAATTTATTGAACACGGGCGGGAGATCCTTGGTCTGGCGCTGGCGCTGGTGGTCGTGACGGTGGTCGGCATCGGCTTTCTGATCTACTGGATTGTGCCTGGCATTCCGCTGATCCCGGCGTTCGCGCTGGCGGCCGTACTCTCGCCGACCGATGCCGTGGCGCTCTCCGGCATCGTCGGGGAAGGGCGGATACCGAAAAAAATCATGGGTATTCTGCAGGGCGAGGCGTTAATGAACGATGCCTCTGGCCTGGTCTCACTCAAGTTTGCCGTCGCGGTGGCGATGGGCACCATGGTCTTCACCGTTGGCGGCGCGACCGTAGAGTTTCTGAAGGTGGCGATCGGCGGCGTGCTGGCCGGGTTTGTGGTGAGCTGGTCGTATGGCCGCTCGATGCGTTTCCTCAGCCGCTGGGGTGGGGATGAACCGGCTACGCAGATCGTCCTGCTATTCCTGCTGCCGTTTGCCTCCTATCTGATTGCCGAACATATCGGCGTCTCCGGCATCCTGGCGGCGGTGGCGGCAGGGATGACCATCACCCGCTCCGGCGTAATGCGTACCGCGCCGCTGGCGATGCGCCTGCGTGCCAACAGCACCTGGGCGATGCTGGAGTTTGTCTTTAACGGCATGGTCTTCCTGCTGTTGGGCCTGCAGCTGCCGGATATCCTCTCCAGCTCGCTGGTGGCGGCGGAAGCCGACCCCAACGTCGAGACCTGGATGCTGTTTACCGACATTATCCTGATCTATGCCGCGCTGATGCTGGTGCGTTTTGGCTGGCTGTGGTCGATGCGTAAGCTCAGCCAGCGCTTCCTGAAGAAGAAGCCGATGGAGTTTGGCTCCTGGACTACCCGTGAGCTGTTGATCTCCTCTGTTGCCGGGGTGCGCGGGGCGATTACCCTCGCCGGTGTGCTCTCAATTCCGCTGCTGCTGCCGGACGGAAATGTCTTCCCGGCACGCTATGAGCTGATTTTCCTCGCCGCCGGCGTGATCCTCTTCTCGCTGTTCGTCGGGGTGATAGCGCTGCCGATCCTGCTGCGTCACATTGAGTCGAGCGACAATGTGCAGCAGCGGAAAGAGGAGCGGCTGGCGCGCGCGGCAACGGCAGACGTGGCGATTGTGGCGATCCAGAAGATGGAAGAGCGCCTGGCGGCGGATACCAAAGAGAATATCGATAATCAGCTGCTGACCGAAGTCAGTTCGCGGGTGATTGGTAACCTGCGCCGGCGCGCCGATGGCCGTAACGACGTGGAGACCTCTATGCTCGAAGAGAGCCTGGAGCGCCGCTTCCGTCTGGCGGCCCTGCGCTCTGAGCGCGGCGAGCTGTATCATCTGCGCGCCACCCGGCAGATCAGCAACGAGACGCTGCAGAAGCTGCTGCACGACCTCGACCTGCTGGAAGCGCTGTTAATCGAAGATCAATAA
- a CDS encoding NCS2 family permease: protein MSTPSARTGGSLDAWFKISARGSTVRQEIVAGLTTFLAMVYSVIVVPGMLGKAGFPPAAVFVSTCLVAGIGSLAMGLWANLPMAIGCAISLTAFTAFSLVLGQHISIPVALGAVFLMGVLFTVISATGIRSWILRNLPQGVAHGTGIGIGLFLLLIAANGVGLVIKNPLDGLPVALGKFASFPVVMTLIGLAVIIGLEKMKVPGGILLTIIGVSIVGLIFDPNVHFSGIFAMPSLSDDKGNSLIGSLDIVGALNPVVLPSVLALVMTAVFDATGTIRAVAGQANLLDKDGQIINGGKALTTDSLSSVFSGLVGAAPAAVYIESAAGTAAGGKTGLTAVTVGVLFLLILFLSPLSYLVPAYATAPALMYVGLLMLSNVAKIDFNDFVDAMAGLITAVFIVLTCNIVTGIMIGFATLVIGRLVSGEWRKLNLGTVIIAVALVAFYAGGWAI, encoded by the coding sequence ATGTCTACGCCTTCAGCGCGTACCGGCGGTTCATTAGACGCCTGGTTTAAAATTTCTGCGCGCGGCAGCACCGTGCGTCAGGAGATTGTTGCAGGTCTTACTACCTTTCTGGCGATGGTGTATTCCGTCATCGTGGTGCCGGGAATGCTCGGTAAAGCGGGCTTTCCGCCGGCCGCGGTATTTGTTTCCACCTGTCTGGTGGCGGGCATTGGCTCGCTGGCGATGGGGCTGTGGGCGAATCTGCCGATGGCCATTGGCTGCGCTATCTCGTTGACCGCCTTTACCGCCTTCAGCCTGGTGCTGGGGCAGCACATCAGTATTCCGGTGGCCCTCGGCGCGGTATTCCTGATGGGTGTCCTGTTTACGGTGATCTCGGCAACCGGCATCCGCAGCTGGATCTTGCGCAATCTGCCGCAGGGCGTGGCCCACGGTACCGGGATCGGGATTGGCCTGTTTCTGCTGCTGATCGCCGCCAACGGCGTTGGCCTGGTGATCAAAAACCCGCTGGACGGTCTGCCGGTGGCGCTGGGCAAATTTGCCAGCTTCCCGGTGGTGATGACGCTGATTGGCCTCGCGGTGATCATCGGTCTGGAAAAAATGAAAGTACCAGGCGGTATTCTGCTGACCATTATCGGCGTGTCGATTGTCGGCCTGATTTTCGATCCCAACGTCCATTTCTCCGGTATTTTCGCCATGCCATCCCTGAGCGATGATAAAGGCAACTCGCTGATTGGCAGCCTCGATATCGTCGGCGCGCTGAATCCGGTTGTGCTGCCCAGCGTGCTGGCGCTGGTGATGACGGCGGTCTTTGACGCCACCGGTACCATCCGCGCGGTGGCCGGCCAGGCGAACCTGCTGGACAAAGACGGACAGATCATCAACGGCGGTAAAGCGTTGACCACCGACTCCCTGAGCAGCGTCTTCTCCGGTTTAGTTGGCGCGGCGCCAGCGGCGGTGTATATCGAATCGGCGGCGGGTACCGCGGCCGGCGGTAAAACCGGTCTGACCGCGGTGACGGTCGGTGTCCTGTTCCTGCTGATCCTGTTCCTCTCCCCGCTCTCTTATCTGGTACCGGCCTACGCGACCGCGCCGGCGCTGATGTACGTCGGCCTGCTGATGTTGAGCAACGTGGCAAAAATCGATTTCAACGACTTCGTTGACGCGATGGCTGGCCTGATCACCGCGGTGTTTATCGTGCTGACCTGTAACATCGTGACCGGCATCATGATCGGTTTCGCTACCCTGGTGATTGGCCGTCTGGTCTCCGGCGAGTGGCGCAAGCTGAACCTCGGTACGGTAATTATCGCCGTGGCGCTGGTGGCGTTTTACGCGGGCGGTTGGGCGATTTAA